The Sulfurospirillum oryzae genome includes a region encoding these proteins:
- a CDS encoding response regulator transcription factor produces the protein MQPNLLMIEDDVELAEILCNFLKRYNIIVTNYDDPYLGISALSLKKYDLLILDLSLPGMDGLEICKEVRAKSDIPIIISSARSDLEDKIVGLELGADDYLPKPYEPKELYARIMSVLRRYKKSNSPHDEASISALILKEESHTIFFNHTPLTLTPAEYDVLAHLIKKNNCVVSRTELLSSTLSLNEDNESRSLDVLISRIRTKLGESSKEPKLIHSVRGIGYRLQA, from the coding sequence ATGCAACCTAACCTTTTGATGATTGAAGATGATGTCGAACTCGCCGAAATTTTATGCAATTTTTTAAAACGCTATAACATCATCGTGACCAACTATGATGACCCCTACCTTGGTATCAGCGCACTGAGCCTCAAAAAGTATGACCTGCTGATTTTAGACCTCTCGCTTCCAGGTATGGATGGGCTTGAGATTTGCAAAGAAGTACGCGCTAAAAGCGACATCCCTATTATTATCTCCTCTGCGCGCAGTGATCTGGAAGATAAGATCGTAGGTTTAGAGCTGGGCGCTGACGACTACTTGCCAAAACCTTATGAACCTAAAGAGCTTTATGCACGCATTATGAGTGTGCTAAGACGCTATAAAAAAAGCAATTCACCTCATGACGAAGCGTCAATTTCAGCCCTCATACTCAAAGAAGAGAGCCATACCATTTTTTTCAACCATACACCTTTGACACTTACCCCTGCCGAATACGACGTCCTTGCACACCTCATCAAAAAGAACAACTGCGTTGTCTCAAGAACGGAACTGCTCAGTAGCACGCTAAGTCTTAATGAAGACAATGAAAGCAGAAGTTTAGATGTTCTTATTAGTCGTATCAGAACCAAACTGGGTGAGAGTTCTAAAGAGCCCAAACTCATCCATTCCGTACGCGGCATCGGTTATAGGCTTCAAGCATGA